The nucleotide window GGTACAGAGCTTACCAAAAACCTTAATGCCAGCGTCAACCTGTTTTATAAAAACGGCAAACGCACTACACCTGCCGATTTCAACAGTTTATTCTACAACGCTATCACCTATAGTTCGTATATACCTACTGGTTATGGCACCGCTCCCAATGGTGACGTGTTGCCTTATAACACTCCTAACAACGTGGTGAGAACAGAGCCTGTCAATACCAACTTTGGCGACGACCTCCGTTTGTTCGGTAAACTGGAATATAATCCACTCAACGGACTGAAGATAACCGGTGAATACACCTACAACAAAAAGAACTCAGACGACCGCAGGATACAGGGCAAAAATGAATATATCAACGCTGCTACCTACGATCGCCAGTTTCTGAACAACAACACCCGCTACACGCGTGCCAACGACCAGACAGTGTATCAGGCGGTAAACCTCTACGCCAGCTATACCAAAGCATTAGGACAGCATCACCTGACACTGCTGGCAGGTACCAACCAGGAAATCAGCCGCCAGGAAAATTTTAACATCAACCGGCTGGACATACTAAGCCTGCAGGTGCCTTCCCTGTCTACTTCCACGGGCACCATCGCCGGTGGCGACGGTTTCGGGGAATACGCCATCTCCGGTTATTTCGGCCGTATCAACTACGACTATAAAAACAAATACCTGCTGGAACTGAATGGCCGCTTTGATGGCTCCAGCCGTTTTGCACCGGGGCATCGTTTTGGTTTCTTCCCCTCTGTATCCGCAGGCTGGAATGTGAGTGAAGAATCATTCATGAAACCACTCAGCGGATGGCTGTCTCAATGGAAGCTCAGAGGCTCCTTTGGTGAAATCGGTAATCAGGTGGTGTTTAGAAATAAAGCCGGAAACAGAGTTCCTAATTATTATCCCTACATTCCCGGCATGGATCCCTACAATGCTTCCTGGACAGATCCTGCCAGCAATATCCGTTATGTATCGCTGGCTATGCCTTCACTGGTTAGTTCCGACTTTACCTGGGAAACCGTGCGCACACTGAATGTGGGAACCGATATCAGTTTATTCCGCGACCGTCTGAACACCACCTTCGATTGGTTCCGCCGCAGCACGCTCAATATGCTGGCGCCGGGAGCGGAACTGCCGGCTGTGCTAGGCGCCCCTGCACCTTTACAGAACGTGGCCGATCTGGAGTCTAAAGGATGGGAACTACAGATGTCCTGGAAAGACAAGATCAGGGCGGTGAGTTACAGCATTGGTTTTAATCTGTCCGACAGCCGTGCTTTCATCACCCGTTACAACAATCCGGCAGGATTGCTGACGATCAACGGCAGTGGTCAGCTCGACAACTACTATACCGGTCAGGAAATTGGTGAAATATGGGGTTATGTGACGAGAGGATTTTATACAGTAGATGATTTTGTGAAAGGCTCACTGGACGCCAATCTTCAGAAAGGTACCCTGTTGCCCGGCATCCCCGGCTATAAAGGTGTGCCACAAAATCCGGGTGATATCCGCTACGAAGACCTCGACGGCGATGGCCTGATCTTCACCGGCAACAATACCCTGGCTAATCCCGGCGACCGGAAAGTGATTGGTAACACACAACGCCGTTTCCAGTTCGGTGTTTTCGGTAATGCCTCCTGGAACAACTTCGACCTTTCCTTCTTCCTGCAAGGTGTTGGCAAAAGAGACCTCTGGATCAGCAACCAGCTGTACTGGCCTTATCTCAACCAGTTTGGCACCATGTACAAACACAACCTCAACTACTGGACACCTAATAATCCGGATGGATTTTATCCGCGCGGATATCCCGATGGCGCCGGGAATTCAGATAAGAGCAGGTTTGTGCAGACCAAATATCTTTCCAACGGTGCCTACATGCGGGTGAAAAATATCACACTGGGATATACCGTGCCCAAACAGCTGCTGAAACGCATCTTCATTGACAATATTCGTGTATTCGTGACCGG belongs to Chitinophaga sp. HK235 and includes:
- a CDS encoding TonB-dependent receptor, whose protein sequence is MKLTFLLMTAAFLQVSAAAFSQQVTLKLEKASLKTVFAEIKRQTGYEVLFSTEILEKAAPVNIQVKDASIAEVMTTALYHQPLSFKIEGKIILIGSKTPASEQPGQAKMPVKGKVTNDKGEPLPGVSILEKGTTNGAVTDGQGEFTLNVQNESAVLIVRFIGYAQQEIKAARSMKIVLQDDLSAMSEVVVVGYGAQKKANLTGAVSSVKMDEVLGDRPVSSASQALQGAVPGLQITYGSGQPGTSTAINIRGYTSINGGEPLVLVDNVPMDIDDVNPKDIDNITVLKDAAAASIYGARAAFGVILVTTKKGKKNQPVRFSYSTNMTWSSPTTLPKKASPLELVRALKDFGTNAYWTGQNVNTWLKLLEEYQQNPGAYPNGETTVNGLKYPLAETDLYGELFNRGFEQMHNFSFGGGSEKTTFRVSGGYTGEDGILVTNKDKYTRYNFNAFLGTELTKNLNASVNLFYKNGKRTTPADFNSLFYNAITYSSYIPTGYGTAPNGDVLPYNTPNNVVRTEPVNTNFGDDLRLFGKLEYNPLNGLKITGEYTYNKKNSDDRRIQGKNEYINAATYDRQFLNNNTRYTRANDQTVYQAVNLYASYTKALGQHHLTLLAGTNQEISRQENFNINRLDILSLQVPSLSTSTGTIAGGDGFGEYAISGYFGRINYDYKNKYLLELNGRFDGSSRFAPGHRFGFFPSVSAGWNVSEESFMKPLSGWLSQWKLRGSFGEIGNQVVFRNKAGNRVPNYYPYIPGMDPYNASWTDPASNIRYVSLAMPSLVSSDFTWETVRTLNVGTDISLFRDRLNTTFDWFRRSTLNMLAPGAELPAVLGAPAPLQNVADLESKGWELQMSWKDKIRAVSYSIGFNLSDSRAFITRYNNPAGLLTINGSGQLDNYYTGQEIGEIWGYVTRGFYTVDDFVKGSLDANLQKGTLLPGIPGYKGVPQNPGDIRYEDLDGDGLIFTGNNTLANPGDRKVIGNTQRRFQFGVFGNASWNNFDLSFFLQGVGKRDLWISNQLYWPYLNQFGTMYKHNLNYWTPNNPDGFYPRGYPDGAGNSDKSRFVQTKYLSNGAYMRVKNITLGYTVPKQLLKRIFIDNIRVFVTGENLFTFDHLPDGMEADATIVSDGGIYPFLKKYSFGVNVNF